TATCCATGTAGGTTTCTCTGAGCTGATCATATGTTTTATTCAGCTCATCATTTTTAATATTCACCAGGGAATGCAGAAACGCATTATTGATGGATGAGGAGGCCTGGTTGGAATAGAGCTCAAGCAGTTTCAGTCCATCCTCAAGATCGTCCCCTTCTACAAAAATGATGCCAATGTCCTGAAGATATTCGTTGATCAGAGGAATAATTACTTTTTTATCAAGCTTAACGACCTTTTTATTGATCCTGGCGCTGCCGATAAACTCCATCAGTTCCGGATCAAGCATTTCCATGAAATCGGCCACTTTTTTCTTATATTTCCCGATCCCTTTAAATATGCTGTTATTGCCGGAACTGATCCTGGTGATATCATCGATCAGAATAAAAGCATTCTTGCTATTGACCAAAGGCAGGATTTCAGCCAGGATATCCTCCAGAATGTTATCTATCGGCTGAAGCTGATAGATTTTAGGAACAGACTGCAGAATTTTGTTCAGGCCTTCCTGGAACTTCTTGATCGTCCGCATTTGGGAAATCGATTTGATCCCGGATTCAACAAGCAGGAGCAGCTGGTCAAAGCGGTCACCTTTTTCACAGTAACCTTGGATTTCCAACGCTTTGATGGTTTCCAGCGGCGGAGCAAGATCCTTGTGTCCTGTCAGCAAAAGAATATACAGTTCGTTGTTGAATTCTCTGATTCTCTCTACGACCTTGTCTCCATGGATCGGATACATTAAATAGTCAAGAATCAACAAATCGTACTTCTCTTCACGGACTTTTTCGATAGCCTCCAGTGGATCGGTCAGTCCGACGAATTGGTAGCCGCTTCTTTTCAGGACGACGGACAGCGAATCAATGATTCCTGGTTCGTCATCAACAATTAAGATTTTGTAGTCCAGATTAACGCGATTAGTTGAACGTCTCATCGTTAGCCTCCTGTACGTGTGCGGATAGATAAGGAATCGTGATATAGAATGTAGTGCCAACGCCTTCCTGCGATTCAAACTTCATATTGCCCGAAAATCGTCCTTTAATTGTAGAATACGACATGTATAGTCCAAGACCTGTCCCATTTTTACCTTTGGTCGTAAACATTTCCTTGAACAGTCTTTTCTGCACTTCCTCAGGAATACCCTTACCATGATCGCTTAAAGCAAATTTGAGGTTATGTCTTTCTTTGTAAATGCTGAAACCGATTTCTCCGGTTTGCCCTTCATAAGCATGCATTGCGTTGATGATCAGATTGTCAAATACTTGTACCAGGCTGTTCAGTTCTCCTCGTATTTCTGTCTGCAGATCAATTTGAAAATCAGGTTTAAGCTTGCAGTGGTATTTTTTCAGCTCATGCTTCATCAAAACATCAATTCTTTTGACCAAATCTTCCACGGTAAACTTATCTGAGCCTGCGTAGTTCATCTGTACCGCCTGACCTTTAACTGCACTGATAATGTCTGTCATATAGGAACAGTATGGCTTCATCTTATCGAGCCATTCCTGCATCTCTTTCGCAATCTCATAATGATCGGCAGGTGATACAGCTTGATCTTCAATAGATTCCTTGTATTCATTCGTTAAATCCTTGAGTGCTTCGATACCTCCGGCAATCGACATGATCGGTGTTTTCAGGTTATGGGCGATTCCGCCGATCAGCTGGCCAAGCGAAGCCAGCCTCTCCTGTTCCAGAATGATAGCCTGATTTTCTTTCATCGATTCAATATTCGCTTTTTCTTTTTCCTGGATTTTATTGAAGGCAATAATCAGATCTCCGATTTCGTCATTGGAGGTGATCGCCAGCTTCTGATCGAGGTCAACGTTAACGCCATGCGAAATGTCGGAGAGGTTTTTGGCCACCCTTGAAACGTCTTCACCGAGGGACCTGGAGAAGTAGTTTAAGACGATAAAGTTTAAAATAAACAGTGCAATGAAACTAATAATAAAATAGAGTACAGTATTATTGGAAGATATATCATATTTGATCCCCAAAATATAGGATCCGTCTTGACCATTTACTTTAATAGAAGCCCCTTGGGAATCGAGTCCATAACCCTCAAATATTCTTCCGCCATACTTATCTGACACATCAATAGCATATTGAATAAAAAAGTCACTCGCGTCCATGTTGTCCAAGGAAATATATTTTCCACTCGGTGTAATCATAAATCTGGAATCCGTTTTCTCATTTAACAGCTTGATATGACTTAAAACCTCTCTCGCCTTTGCTTCATCATAAATGCTGCTTACTTCATACTGCTGAAGTTGATCCTTATAGACATCAAAGATTAAATCGCCTTTTTCGGTTATCAATCTTGAATACCCTACCAAAGAAGTAAATAAAATAGCCAGGATAATTGTTGGTAAAACATGAAGCAGAATTTTTCCGCGGACACTTAATTTTATTCCCTGGAGTTCATTGTACCGAGACGTGTTTAACAATATTTTTGTAAAAATTCTTTTAGCGAATATAAATGAAAAAAGTGCAGCGAGCGTAGCAAATGAAAAACTTAAGATCAGAATCTTATAAATCATAACGGCAGGATGACTGCCGGTAAAAACTAAAATTAAGATAATAACCAGCATAGAAACCACAATTTGCCCCATATAGATGATATAGGGCAGATTTAAACACTTTTTACGAATCTTCAGCAATTTATTTTGTGAATCAGGAGAATCATCATTAAGCAAAATAGCCCACTCGTCAATATCTGACAATGTTTTTTTAAGAAAAACAAAACTAGGAACAAGGATTAAGATTGTTATTATCGAAAACTGTGCCATATAGGAGATGTAGGATACTTTTATATCAAAATCCGTATTAATTGAACCAGGCGCATAGTTAAAGATAAAGGGAATCAGAAAATAGATAACAATGACAGTACATAAAATAACAAGATTATAAATCAAGGTTATTTGAAGACTAATACTTTTATTAAAATATTCCCTGAGTTTATTTAACATACGATATCCCTTTTACCTTGCTTTTCTTTCAAGTAATCCATTCTAAACATGTATTGCAGAATTTGGGAAACGTATTCCTTACTGATTTCCGGCCAAGCAAAGTTTTCATTATTCAATACTTTTTGAGTCACTTCTGATTTAACATTGACCGTTTGTGAATAAGCAGAAAATTTTCCTTTAAGCAGTTCGTTGACAGCAGGACTGATATTATGCTCTTTCATATTCTTTTCAACAATTTGAACAAAAACATCATTCGGGACAACTTCAATATCAATGCCCAGGCTGTTTAAAATCTCAACTACTTTGACCAGACTGATTGTTTTATGATTAAACAAATGGAAAATACGTGTTCCGGCAGATAAATTGATTAACTTGGCTATCGCTTCACTGCAACAATCAACCGGAGTAAATTCCAATTGTTCATTCGCCCAGATTTCCGGAACAAAACCAAGCTCAATAATTGCTTTGATCCTCTCATAGAAACCATTTTCCTGAATGTTTTTCTGAAATTGCCCGTCATTGTAACGACCGGTCAAAACGCCGATGCGATAAACATCCGCCTTCAAACCATTTTTGACGTTCTGGTAAATGAAGCGTTCCGATTCAAACTTGCTTTTTACGTAAACATTCCCACCGTAATCCTGTCCGATATACAAGTCTGATTCTGTAAAATCTACCTTTTCCTCGTGAATATTATTTGTAAGATAATTTCCGGAGACTGTGATCGAAGATACATAGTTCAGACGAATATCCCCCTGCAGACAAAAGTCAGCTACTCTTTCTGTACCTTTAATGTTGACATCCAGATAGTCCTCATATAAACCGTAATGCTTTACGATTGCGGCTGAATGAATGACTAGATCGATCTTATCCAGAAGGTATTGATAAATATTACTATCCAGCCCCAGCTGAACCTGCGTGACGTCACCGGGAATAATGATAATCCGTTCATCTAATTCCTGACTGTATTTTCCGTTGAAATAGAAATCCAGTTGTTTGCGCAGTTTATCTTCTGCTTCACAAATCGTTTTCCCTCGCAGTAGACAGTAGATATTACAGTCTTTTTGCTTAAGAAGCTGTTCGAGCAAATGTATACCTAGAAAGCCGGTAGCTCCAGTAAGCAGGACATGTTGTGCCTTCTTTAGGCAGGGCTTAATATCATAATCAAGTGCAATATCTTTGACAGGATCATCCTTGATTTTCATGCTATCTATGATGTTTTTAGCTGATTCCATGCCGTCAAATATTTGTCTGATCGTCTGATATTCATAAAGCTCCTGAATTCCGATATCAATTCCTTTTTTCATTAACAGGACTTGAAGCTGAACAATCGTCAGTGAGTCTCCACCTAAATCAAAGAAATTATCATCAATACCGACGGATTTTCTGCCCAACAACGAACACCATACTTTAGCGATTTTACGTTCAGTTGGATTTCTTGGTGGAACAGGTTTGACTGCTTTTTCTTCATACTCTGGCAGCGCATTTCTGTCTATCTTATTATTCGGAGTTTTAGGTATGAAATCGACCGGGATAATATGGCCCGGAACCATATAGTCAGGCAGATACTGAGCTAAATAGGCTTTTACCTCGGTGCTGCCTATTTCGGTGTCTGCAACAATATAAGCACATATTACTTTGCTATTGTTTGAATTCTCTTTGACAACCGCAACTGCCTCTCTGATATGAGGATGTTTAAGGAGCCTGTCCTCAATCTCTCCAAGTTCAATTCTATATCCCCTGATTTTAATTTGATAATCAGTTCTTCCCAGAAATTCAATATCCCCTTCCGGATACCATCTGGCAAGATCGCCCGTTTTATATATTATACCGCCTTCATCAAATGGATTCTCAATAAATCGTTCAGCGGTTAATCCTTCCTTCTCAAAATACCCCTTGGAAACACCCATCCCACCAATATATAGGTCTCCGGGAATTCCGATAGGCAGTAAATTCAAATACCGGTCAAGGATATAAATTTTCGTATTGGCAATAGGTTTGCCAATATGGGGACGGCCTTCAGCAGTAAGATCAGCAACTGTTGACCATACTGTTGTCTCCGTTGGTCCGTACATATTATAAATTTTCGCTCTGCAAACACTCTTAAGATTATTTAATAGCGAAGGAGTAAAAACCTCACCACCGATCATAATTTCCGAAAGATTCATTAAACTAGCTAACTCTAGTTCGCTGTTTAAGAGTAACTGGATTCTTGAAGGAGTTACTTGAAACATCTTGACGTTGTTATTAAGTATTACATCATTCAATTCTTTCGGTATGATCTGCTGTTTTTCATTTGCGACGACTACAGTCAACCCTTTACTCAGCGGCAGCAGTGATTCAAGAACAAATATGTCAAACGAAATCGTTGTGACTGACAGCATGACCTTCTCGGGAGAAAAGTCAATCTTTGCCGTTATTCCCGAAATCAGATTCACGACGGCTGAATGCTGGACCATGACACCCTTGGGCTTTCCAGTCGAACCGGAGGTATAAATTAGATAGGCAATATCCTGTGGTGTATTGACTTTCTGCAGGTTAGCTAATCCGGTCAGTTGTTCATTGTTACTAAAAACGTCGATAATTTCCCCGTTGAAATGGATCTCTTTCATGAGTTTCTGACAGGTTAACAGAATAGCAGTATGGCTATCCTCGAGCATGTAATCGATTCGCTGGGACGGATAGTCCGGATCAATCGGCAGGTAAGCACCGCCTGCTTTCAGTACTGCCAGGATCGCTATCATCATCTCCAGAGAACGTGGAACAAAGATTCCTACAAATTTGTTAGGCCCAACACCTTTGTCCCTGAGCACTTTAGCAAGCCGGTTCGCTCTTTGATTCAACTCATAGTAGGAAATACTGCTCTCCTCAAAAATCAATGCTGTCTTGGCAGGCGTTTTTTCTGCTTGTTCTTCGAATAACTGGGCAACCGTTTTATTGTGAGGGAAGAATAATCCAGTGTCATTGAACTCACACAGGATTCTCTGCTTTTCCTTTTCTGAAATCATCTCTAGTCTGGAGATTTTTTTCACGGAATTGTCCAGCGCATGCCAAAGAATCCTCAGCACATGGTCATGAATAAATTCAATTTCCTTGCTATAGAAAAGATCCGTCAGATAGTCATAGTCAATAATGATATTGCCGTCGTCTTCGCGTTCGTTAATATGAATATAAAGTGATTCTGTCTGGTGACCGCAAAAATGCCATCTGCCCTCACAGCTATTGATATCACTATTCTTAATAAATTTGGCATTTTGGTAAGATACGGCAATTTCATATAATTTTTCGATACTTCTGTTGTGTTTTCTGACATGTTTTAAAATTTCATCATACGGATATTTTTGATGCCTCAGGATATCCATCCAGTTTCTGGTCAGCTTATGGCAGAAATCCTGAAAATTCGTATCATTATCGATATTAACCCTAAGCGGTATCGTGCTGATGAACATTCCGACTGTTTTCTTTTCCCGAGCATTGGCTCGGTTCAGTACTGGCACCCCAAGAACAATATCTTCTTTATTGGAGATTCTGTTGATATAAATACAGAGCGCGGAAATATAAAGGGTAAAAATCGATGTTTTATTTTCCAGGCAGTATTGAGAAATTTTTTTGGACAATTTATTTGGAATTTTAAACGTTTTTCTAACAGCTTCAGTATGGCTAATCTTGGCTGCTTTGCTTTTCAGCGTGGTCATTTCTGGTGTATCCGTAAAGACATTCTCCCAGTATTCCTTATCTTTGATATACCTGGGAGAATGCAGATATTCAAGCTCACTATTGACATATTCTAAATAAGAAGGGTCATTTTCCTGTTCATAGGAAACGCCTTCTTCCAGCATATTGTAATTCTCCATAATTTTATTGCCTATATAAACAACAGTCCACCCATCAGAAATCAGATGGTGGATTTTGCAGTATATCACATTCTCTTTTCCGCTGATTTTAATAATAGAAAAATAAACCAGTGGGCTGTCGTTAATGGTAAATGGTTTTTTGGTTTCCTCCTGATCCCAGGCATACAGCCGTTTGAGGCCGCCGCTTTCACTGAAATCGAATAAATCTATTTTCGTATATGCAAATTCGGCAACATATTGGAATACCTGTCCGTCCTTTTCCCTAAACCTGAGCCTGAGCGCTTCATTTTTCTCGATCACAAGGTTGATGGACTTTTCGAGAAGCCTGAGATCTATGCTGTCTTTAATTTTCAGGGTTGAAGCAATATTGCCGATACTGGTTCCTGGATGAAGTTTCTCTAAATACCAAATACTTCTTTGCGGGATTGATAACGGATAATACTCGACCATAAAACAGCGGCCCTCCATAGATCTGCAAATTTTCCCATACCCTGTCGACTTGATCAACCCAGGTACGTGTATTCAGAGAAGCTCAAAAGTCTGAATATTGGATGTTTACTACATGAACCTTGGGACTGAATTCTTTTTCGCAGCCGCATGCTGCCACAGCGTAACCCGGATCAAATGGATAAATATGAAAGTACAGCCCTTCATTCGGATAAGAAAAACTGGCTCCGGCCATGCTGGAAAAATCAGCTTCTTTAAGATTACCCGCAAGGCCTGTACCCTTTGCTTTAAAATAGCTTTCTTTAAGCGTCCAAAGTTTAAAAAAGTATTCTTTTTTCCTGTCCAGGCTAAGCCCCGTTAAGAAAATGTTCTCTTGTTCGGTAAAATGCTGCCTGGCGATCTCTGGGTCAACCGGTCTGATTCGTTCGAGATCAACACCTACTTCTTGACTGCTTGTCGCACAAAGAACCCATTCTCCGGAATGGGCAACACTGAAATGAAATGCATCCAGGTCTTTGACATAAGGCTTGCCATAATCGTTTACACCAAAAGAAATTTCATCATTTCCTCGAAAATAATTTTCCCTGACGATTTTGCGAATGAGCAGTTCTCCTAGTAAAGATCTTTTTACATCATCTATGTACTTCAACCTGGCCAAACTGCTTTTTCTTTTTCCCGAGATCAATTGCGTATAGGCATTAATCTCATTTTCGCAGATACATGCTAAATTACAACCAAATAGGTTAATCATGGAACATTAATTCTTTATTTTTCCGGAAATTCCTTTAACAAAATCCATATTAGGTGTAATTTTTAAGTCATATAATTAGGTAGTAAACTTTCTAAAAACCTGTAAATCAAAAAAATAGGACACCCTGAGTCATATTCTAACATTTGAAAATGTGATAAGCAATTTTTTTCGACAATATAAGGCATTTTTTACATCTTCCTTGAATTTGCTGCAGAAGGTCAGAAAGACAGCGTGGCGCTTATGGCCCATGCTGTCTTTCTGTCTATCGAAGAATCGTTGATTGCCCAACCATCTTAGATTGAATAAGAAAAATGTTATTCAGATCATTTAGAAAACGATCCCCATTGCAATTAAGAGGAGAATGATAACCACTACGATCGCGATGCCGCAGAGGCAACCGCCGCCGCCAAATGTTCCGCCGAAAGTACCTGCTCCAACTGCCATGTTTTTCACCTCCTGGTCAAAGAATACTATACCTGATAAATGCTGCATGCCAAAAATTGATTTAGAAGATAACGCCCAGAGCAATCAGGATCAGTACTGCAATAGCGATTATGCCAACACCGGCACCCATTCCGCAGCCGCGGCCATAACCATAAGAACCGTACATATTTTTTCCCCCTCCTCATATCTTAACTTCATAAGAACTGATTTCGAGATATCTTATTCAGAAGCCAGGCAAATTGCAACCTTAATTTTCCAATATTTCTATTAATTACT
This genomic stretch from Dehalobacter restrictus DSM 9455 harbors:
- a CDS encoding 4'-phosphopantetheinyl transferase family protein encodes the protein MINLFGCNLACICENEINAYTQLISGKRKSSLARLKYIDDVKRSLLGELLIRKIVRENYFRGNDEISFGVNDYGKPYVKDLDAFHFSVAHSGEWVLCATSSQEVGVDLERIRPVDPEIARQHFTEQENIFLTGLSLDRKKEYFFKLWTLKESYFKAKGTGLAGNLKEADFSSMAGASFSYPNEGLYFHIYPFDPGYAVAACGCEKEFSPKVHVVNIQYSDF
- a CDS encoding sensor histidine kinase, which translates into the protein MIYNLVILCTVIVIYFLIPFIFNYAPGSINTDFDIKVSYISYMAQFSIITILILVPSFVFLKKTLSDIDEWAILLNDDSPDSQNKLLKIRKKCLNLPYIIYMGQIVVSMLVIILILVFTGSHPAVMIYKILILSFSFATLAALFSFIFAKRIFTKILLNTSRYNELQGIKLSVRGKILLHVLPTIILAILFTSLVGYSRLITEKGDLIFDVYKDQLQQYEVSSIYDEAKAREVLSHIKLLNEKTDSRFMITPSGKYISLDNMDASDFFIQYAIDVSDKYGGRIFEGYGLDSQGASIKVNGQDGSYILGIKYDISSNNTVLYFIISFIALFILNFIVLNYFSRSLGEDVSRVAKNLSDISHGVNVDLDQKLAITSNDEIGDLIIAFNKIQEKEKANIESMKENQAIILEQERLASLGQLIGGIAHNLKTPIMSIAGGIEALKDLTNEYKESIEDQAVSPADHYEIAKEMQEWLDKMKPYCSYMTDIISAVKGQAVQMNYAGSDKFTVEDLVKRIDVLMKHELKKYHCKLKPDFQIDLQTEIRGELNSLVQVFDNLIINAMHAYEGQTGEIGFSIYKERHNLKFALSDHGKGIPEEVQKRLFKEMFTTKGKNGTGLGLYMSYSTIKGRFSGNMKFESQEGVGTTFYITIPYLSAHVQEANDETFN
- a CDS encoding non-ribosomal peptide synthetase, with the protein product MVEYYPLSIPQRSIWYLEKLHPGTSIGNIASTLKIKDSIDLRLLEKSINLVIEKNEALRLRFREKDGQVFQYVAEFAYTKIDLFDFSESGGLKRLYAWDQEETKKPFTINDSPLVYFSIIKISGKENVIYCKIHHLISDGWTVVYIGNKIMENYNMLEEGVSYEQENDPSYLEYVNSELEYLHSPRYIKDKEYWENVFTDTPEMTTLKSKAAKISHTEAVRKTFKIPNKLSKKISQYCLENKTSIFTLYISALCIYINRISNKEDIVLGVPVLNRANAREKKTVGMFISTIPLRVNIDNDTNFQDFCHKLTRNWMDILRHQKYPYDEILKHVRKHNRSIEKLYEIAVSYQNAKFIKNSDINSCEGRWHFCGHQTESLYIHINEREDDGNIIIDYDYLTDLFYSKEIEFIHDHVLRILWHALDNSVKKISRLEMISEKEKQRILCEFNDTGLFFPHNKTVAQLFEEQAEKTPAKTALIFEESSISYYELNQRANRLAKVLRDKGVGPNKFVGIFVPRSLEMMIAILAVLKAGGAYLPIDPDYPSQRIDYMLEDSHTAILLTCQKLMKEIHFNGEIIDVFSNNEQLTGLANLQKVNTPQDIAYLIYTSGSTGKPKGVMVQHSAVVNLISGITAKIDFSPEKVMLSVTTISFDIFVLESLLPLSKGLTVVVANEKQQIIPKELNDVILNNNVKMFQVTPSRIQLLLNSELELASLMNLSEIMIGGEVFTPSLLNNLKSVCRAKIYNMYGPTETTVWSTVADLTAEGRPHIGKPIANTKIYILDRYLNLLPIGIPGDLYIGGMGVSKGYFEKEGLTAERFIENPFDEGGIIYKTGDLARWYPEGDIEFLGRTDYQIKIRGYRIELGEIEDRLLKHPHIREAVAVVKENSNNSKVICAYIVADTEIGSTEVKAYLAQYLPDYMVPGHIIPVDFIPKTPNNKIDRNALPEYEEKAVKPVPPRNPTERKIAKVWCSLLGRKSVGIDDNFFDLGGDSLTIVQLQVLLMKKGIDIGIQELYEYQTIRQIFDGMESAKNIIDSMKIKDDPVKDIALDYDIKPCLKKAQHVLLTGATGFLGIHLLEQLLKQKDCNIYCLLRGKTICEAEDKLRKQLDFYFNGKYSQELDERIIIIPGDVTQVQLGLDSNIYQYLLDKIDLVIHSAAIVKHYGLYEDYLDVNIKGTERVADFCLQGDIRLNYVSSITVSGNYLTNNIHEEKVDFTESDLYIGQDYGGNVYVKSKFESERFIYQNVKNGLKADVYRIGVLTGRYNDGQFQKNIQENGFYERIKAIIELGFVPEIWANEQLEFTPVDCCSEAIAKLINLSAGTRIFHLFNHKTISLVKVVEILNSLGIDIEVVPNDVFVQIVEKNMKEHNISPAVNELLKGKFSAYSQTVNVKSEVTQKVLNNENFAWPEISKEYVSQILQYMFRMDYLKEKQGKRDIVC
- a CDS encoding DUF3369 domain-containing protein, with product MRRSTNRVNLDYKILIVDDEPGIIDSLSVVLKRSGYQFVGLTDPLEAIEKVREEKYDLLILDYLMYPIHGDKVVERIREFNNELYILLLTGHKDLAPPLETIKALEIQGYCEKGDRFDQLLLLVESGIKSISQMRTIKKFQEGLNKILQSVPKIYQLQPIDNILEDILAEILPLVNSKNAFILIDDITRISSGNNSIFKGIGKYKKKVADFMEMLDPELMEFIGSARINKKVVKLDKKVIIPLINEYLQDIGIIFVEGDDLEDGLKLLELYSNQASSSINNAFLHSLVNIKNDELNKTYDQLRETYMDTIEALRMVVDAKDIYTRGHSDRVAYFAVKIGEAFDFSKEELELLRISGIFHDVGKIGTSDDILFKSQKLNEKEYEEIKKHPLKGARILSAVSMFKEVVPIVKCHHERIDGKGYPEGLTKDEIPFLARIISVADAFDAMISDRRYRSRLKFEEARNQLIQGSGTQFDVEVVEKFIHQLSDFEQMAKEVASTFE